The sequence CGCCGCTGCGCTGCGCAGGAAGCCGATCCGGAAGGGTTTGCGGCGGCCTGGCAAGACGAGGAAGCCAAGGTGCTGCGCCAGATCGCCCGGGGGCAGAAACTGCGCGCCGGTCTGGTGGTTCCTGATGCGGTGATGGCTGACATTTCGGCGCTGTGTCAGGCGGTCGGCGCGGATGGACTGCGCGGGGAATTGACCCTGATGCGCGCCGCTCGCGCCGTCGCGGCCCTCAAAGGCGCCAAAGCGGTACGGCGCGAGCACGCGCTCGAAGTCGCGCCGATGGCCTTGCGGCACCGTTTGCGGCGCGACATCCTTGATGAAACCGGATCGACTGTCCGCATCGAACGCGCGATTGCCGAGCTGTTCGGATGAACCAGGGCGCGGACACGGTGTTTGCCGATGCTGCGCTTGCCCTGGAATTGTTCCTGATCGCACCCCGCCAGCTGGGCGGCCTGGTGCTGCGCGGCCCGGGGCCGGCCCGCGACACGCTGATCGAACGCCTGGCTGCTACCGCGATGGTCAGGCGGCTTCCCGCCCATGTCGACGACGACCGGCTGCTTGGCGGAATAGATCTGGCCGCAAGCCTTGCCGCAGGGCGAACCATTCCGCAGCCGGGCCTACTGGACGAGGTGTCCGGCGGGGTGCTGCTGGTGCCAATGGCCGAGCGGCTGCCGGCGGCGATTGCTGGACGTCTGGCCCAGGCGCGTGACAGCGGAGCGCGGCCCTTCGGTCTGGTCCTGCTGGACGATGGCCAGGGCCCGGATGAGATGCCTTCTCCCGCTTTGGCTGATCGGGTTGCCTTCCTGGCGGATCTTGGCTTCGCTCGGCCAGATGAATCGACCTTTCCGGCAGATCGGCTGACGCTGGCAGCGGTTGCGCCGCTTGATGACAGCGCGCTGGCCGCCCTGGCTGAAACTGCCGCAGTTCTTGGCATAGACTCGACCCGGGTGCTGCTGTTCGCCCAGGCAGCGGCGAGGGCTCACGCCGCTTTGCAGGGGCGCCGCCTGGTTGCAGAAAATGATCTACAGATTGCGGCGCGACTGGTGCTTGCGCCGCGCGCCACCCGGATGCCGCCCCCCGTCGAGGAACCGCAGGAAGAGCCGGCGGGGCAGTCGAGCGACCAAGCCGAGAACCCTAACAGTGACGAGCAGGGCAGCTCGCAACCCCTGACCGAGCGGATCATCGACGCAGCATTGGCGGCGATCCCGCCAGATCTGCTGGCACGGCTGGCGCAGGGTGCGGCGCGGCGCGGCAGCAAAGGCAGCGGCGGCGGGCAAAGGGCCAAATCGAAGCTGCGCGGCAAGCCCTTGGCCGCGCGCCCGGGGATGCCGCGCGGCGGAGTGCGGCTGGCCTTGATCGATACCTTGCGCGCTGCGGTGCCCTGGCAGGCCCTGCGCCGACGCGAAGCCGGGGAACGCGCGCCGGAAGGCATGCTAGTGCGCAAGTCCGATCTGCGGGTCCGCCGGTTTGAGAACCGCGCGGCGGCGGTGACCGTGTTCTGCGTCGATGCCTCTGGCTCGGCGGCGATGGCGCGGCTGGCGGAAGCCAAGGGCGCGGTCGAACTGATGCTGGCCCAGGCCTATGTCACCCGCAGCGAGGTGGCGCTGATTGCCTTTCGGGATAGCGCCGCGCAGGTACTGCTTCCCCCGACCCGCTCACTGACCCGCGCCCAGAATGCGCTTGCCAGCATGCCGGGCGGCGGCGGTACGCCGCTGGCCGCCGGGATCGCGGCGGCACGGGCCGTGGCGGATGCGGTCGCCGCGCGCGGTTCGACCCCCCTGATCGTGTTTCTGACCGATGGCAGCGCTAATGTGGCCGCTGATGGCAGCCCGGGACGCGCCCGGGCGCGCGAGGATGCGGAAGCCGCCGCGCGAGGCATGGCCGCCACCGGCCATCCGGCGCTGGTACTGGATATCGCCCCCCGACCCCGACCCGAGGCCGAAGCGCTGGCCCGATCACTGCACGCCCGCTACCTGCCGATGCCGATGGCCGATGGCGCGGCCATGCGCCGCGCGGTCGAACTGGCCCGCGT comes from Novosphingobium ginsenosidimutans and encodes:
- a CDS encoding magnesium chelatase subunit D, whose amino-acid sequence is MNQGADTVFADAALALELFLIAPRQLGGLVLRGPGPARDTLIERLAATAMVRRLPAHVDDDRLLGGIDLAASLAAGRTIPQPGLLDEVSGGVLLVPMAERLPAAIAGRLAQARDSGARPFGLVLLDDGQGPDEMPSPALADRVAFLADLGFARPDESTFPADRLTLAAVAPLDDSALAALAETAAVLGIDSTRVLLFAQAAARAHAALQGRRLVAENDLQIAARLVLAPRATRMPPPVEEPQEEPAGQSSDQAENPNSDEQGSSQPLTERIIDAALAAIPPDLLARLAQGAARRGSKGSGGGQRAKSKLRGKPLAARPGMPRGGVRLALIDTLRAAVPWQALRRREAGERAPEGMLVRKSDLRVRRFENRAAAVTVFCVDASGSAAMARLAEAKGAVELMLAQAYVTRSEVALIAFRDSAAQVLLPPTRSLTRAQNALASMPGGGGTPLAAGIAAARAVADAVAARGSTPLIVFLTDGSANVAADGSPGRARAREDAEAAARGMAATGHPALVLDIAPRPRPEAEALARSLHARYLPMPMADGAAMRRAVELARVGT